A window of the Aromatoleum aromaticum EbN1 genome harbors these coding sequences:
- a CDS encoding TAXI family TRAP transporter solute-binding subunit: MLRNIVCGLAIAFFSLGAAAESYKMTLSGASPSGLWTMIGVGIDGAVKDAFPGSTITYQTSGGGLANIALLDQGKVELGIAHDAELHIATLGAKPFRKPITNLRAIAMLYDWAPMQMVITKAFAEEHGIRTFDDIAVKKPPIRIAFNKRGNITEYVAVEMFRAIGVSLDDIKKWGGDVIYAASDEQGDLMKDKRIDMFTNGVFVRTSFIVQAGDAVDLVLLPVSDSVIKKISQELSVAPFVVKAGSYSWQPTDVATLALSAILVVNDKMDDKVAHDLAEALHKHIGKLQGAHGSLKAITPEFLTSQKTVPYHKGAEAYYREAGLLK, from the coding sequence ATGTTACGAAACATCGTTTGTGGACTTGCCATTGCATTCTTCAGCCTCGGTGCAGCGGCGGAATCCTACAAGATGACCCTTTCGGGGGCGAGCCCCAGCGGGTTGTGGACGATGATCGGCGTAGGTATAGACGGAGCCGTGAAAGACGCCTTTCCTGGATCGACGATCACTTATCAGACGTCGGGTGGAGGACTCGCTAATATTGCCCTCCTCGATCAGGGAAAAGTTGAATTGGGAATCGCGCACGACGCCGAACTGCATATTGCCACCCTCGGCGCCAAACCTTTCAGGAAACCTATCACCAATTTGCGTGCGATCGCGATGCTGTATGACTGGGCGCCAATGCAGATGGTCATCACGAAGGCATTTGCGGAGGAGCACGGGATCCGAACTTTTGACGATATTGCGGTGAAGAAACCGCCGATCAGGATTGCTTTCAACAAGCGGGGCAATATCACCGAATATGTCGCAGTCGAGATGTTCAGGGCGATCGGCGTGAGCCTGGACGATATCAAGAAATGGGGCGGCGATGTCATCTATGCCGCATCGGACGAACAGGGCGATCTGATGAAGGACAAGCGGATCGATATGTTCACAAACGGGGTATTCGTGCGAACAAGTTTCATCGTCCAGGCCGGCGACGCGGTCGACCTCGTTCTGCTCCCAGTGTCGGACAGCGTCATCAAAAAAATCTCCCAGGAGCTGAGTGTCGCCCCGTTTGTCGTGAAGGCGGGAAGCTATTCCTGGCAACCCACCGATGTCGCGACCCTTGCACTCAGCGCGATATTGGTAGTGAATGACAAGATGGACGACAAGGTCGCCCATGATCTGGCGGAAGCCTTGCACAAGCACATTGGAAAACTTCAGGGAGCGCATGGCAGCCTGAAAGCCATAACTCCAGAGTTCCTCACGAGCCAGAAAACTGTCCCCTACCACAAGGGGGCCGAAGCTTACTACCGTGAAGCTGGACTACTGAAATAG
- a CDS encoding UbiD family decarboxylase, with protein MNDLATKEIDAVALRAGVKDLREALEWFRTQGYLVETDKEVNPDLEITGLQKIFDGSLPMLFNNVKGMPHARAITNLFGDIRVVEGLFGWENSLDRVKKVARAIDHPLAPIIIGQDEAPVQEEVITDDLDVNKWLTAIRHTPLETELTIGSGISCVVGPYFDGGSHIGYNRMNFRWGNVGTFQISPGSHMWQVMTEHYKDDEPIPLTMCFGVPPSCTFVAGSGFDYAILPKGCDEIGIAGAIQGSPVRLVKCRTIDAYTLADAEYVLEGYLHPRDKRYETAESEAADVQGRFHFHPEWAGYMGKAYKAPTFHVTAITMRRRESKPIIFPLGVHTADDANIDTSVRESAIFALCERLQPGIVQNVHIPYCMTDWGGCIIQVKKRNQIEEGWQRNFLSAILSCSQGMRLAIAVSEDVDIYSMDDIMWCLTTRVNPRTDILNPIPGGRGQTFMPAERMTSGDKQWTASNTQFEGGMGIDATVPFGYESDFHRPVYGVDLVKPEAFFGEGDIKKMRSRMEGWVLSLARTGR; from the coding sequence ATGAACGATCTGGCAACGAAAGAAATCGATGCGGTGGCCCTGCGGGCCGGGGTCAAGGACCTGCGTGAAGCGCTCGAGTGGTTCCGCACCCAGGGCTACCTGGTCGAGACCGACAAGGAAGTCAATCCTGACCTCGAGATCACCGGTCTGCAGAAGATCTTCGACGGCAGCCTGCCGATGCTCTTCAACAACGTCAAAGGCATGCCCCATGCCCGCGCGATCACGAACCTCTTTGGCGACATCCGTGTCGTCGAAGGCCTCTTCGGCTGGGAGAACTCGCTCGACCGGGTCAAGAAGGTCGCGCGTGCGATCGACCATCCGCTCGCGCCGATCATCATCGGCCAGGACGAGGCGCCGGTGCAGGAAGAGGTCATCACCGATGACCTCGACGTCAACAAGTGGCTGACCGCGATCCGCCACACGCCGCTTGAGACCGAGCTGACGATCGGCTCAGGCATCTCGTGCGTCGTCGGCCCGTACTTCGACGGCGGCAGCCACATCGGCTACAACCGCATGAACTTCCGCTGGGGCAACGTCGGCACGTTCCAGATCTCGCCCGGATCACACATGTGGCAGGTGATGACCGAGCACTACAAGGACGACGAGCCGATCCCGCTGACGATGTGCTTCGGCGTGCCCCCGTCGTGCACCTTCGTTGCCGGCTCGGGCTTCGACTACGCGATCCTGCCCAAGGGCTGCGACGAGATCGGCATCGCCGGCGCGATCCAGGGCTCGCCGGTGCGCCTCGTCAAGTGCCGCACGATCGACGCCTACACGCTCGCCGACGCCGAGTACGTACTCGAAGGCTATCTGCACCCGCGCGACAAGCGCTACGAGACGGCCGAGTCGGAAGCGGCCGACGTCCAGGGGCGCTTTCACTTCCACCCGGAGTGGGCGGGCTACATGGGCAAAGCGTACAAGGCGCCGACGTTCCACGTCACCGCGATCACGATGCGCCGGCGCGAGAGCAAGCCGATCATCTTCCCGCTCGGCGTGCACACGGCCGACGACGCCAACATCGACACCTCGGTGCGCGAGTCGGCGATCTTCGCGCTGTGCGAGCGGCTGCAGCCGGGCATCGTGCAGAACGTGCATATCCCGTACTGCATGACCGACTGGGGCGGCTGCATCATTCAGGTCAAGAAGCGCAACCAGATCGAGGAAGGCTGGCAGCGCAATTTCCTCTCCGCGATCCTGTCGTGCTCGCAAGGGATGCGCCTGGCGATCGCGGTGAGCGAAGACGTCGACATCTACTCGATGGACGACATCATGTGGTGTCTGACCACTCGCGTGAATCCGCGCACCGACATCCTCAACCCGATTCCTGGCGGGCGCGGCCAGACCTTCATGCCGGCCGAACGGATGACCTCGGGCGACAAGCAATGGACCGCCTCGAACACCCAGTTCGAAGGCGGCATGGGGATCGACGCGACCGTGCCGTTCGGCTACGAGAGCGACTTCCACCGCCCGGTGTACGGCGTCGATCTGGTCAAGCCGGAAGCCTTCTTCGGCGAGGGCGACATCAAGAAGATGCGCTCGCGCATGGAAGGCTGGGTGCTGTCCCTGGCACGCACGGGACGCTGA
- a CDS encoding UbiX family flavin prenyltransferase: MKRLIVGITGATGVVFGVRLLEALQGTDVETHLVLSKWAIQTIEHETSYTAKQVRALAAVDHVEGNMGASISSGSFVTEGMVIAPCSMRSLAAIAHGTGDHLVHRAADVILKERRRLVLVTREMPLSDIHLENMLKLSKMGVTIMPPMPAFYNHPQTVDDIVDHVVARILDQFGLPAEFARRWEGEMRNRKVANLQPQK; the protein is encoded by the coding sequence ATGAAAAGACTGATAGTGGGGATCACTGGGGCGACGGGGGTGGTGTTCGGGGTTCGGTTGCTCGAGGCGCTGCAGGGCACCGACGTGGAGACGCACCTGGTGCTGAGCAAGTGGGCGATCCAGACGATCGAGCACGAGACGTCCTACACGGCCAAGCAGGTGCGGGCGCTCGCCGCGGTCGATCACGTCGAAGGCAACATGGGCGCGTCGATCTCGTCGGGCTCGTTCGTGACCGAAGGGATGGTGATCGCGCCGTGCTCGATGAGGAGCCTCGCGGCGATCGCCCACGGCACGGGCGACCACCTGGTGCATCGGGCGGCCGACGTGATCCTCAAGGAGCGGCGTCGCCTGGTGCTCGTGACGCGCGAGATGCCGCTCTCGGACATCCATCTCGAGAACATGCTCAAGCTCTCGAAGATGGGCGTGACGATCATGCCGCCGATGCCCGCGTTCTATAACCACCCGCAGACGGTCGACGACATCGTGGATCACGTCGTTGCCCGGATTCTCGATCAATTCGGCCTGCCGGCCGAGTTCGCGCGGCGCTGGGAGGGGGAGATGCGCAACCGCAAGGTTGCCAATCTCCAGCCGCAGAAGTAA
- a CDS encoding IS5 family transposase (programmed frameshift): MRQCYPSDISHEQFEQIRSLLESARRKTAPRKVDLYDVFCAVLYLLRTGCQWRALPSDFPKWRTVHSYFAIWSELREGGSLLEQALKKNQVGEARERLGRNAGSTLLIVDAQSVKNTDTAANKGYDAGKKVSGIKRHIAVDTRGLPHAVAVSTAEVTDRKGALLALSRCKAGLDRVQSVLADSGYVGGPFAQGVREILGEHVTVQIAKRSELHTFKVIPKRWVVERSFAWLDKNRRLWKNCERLLNTSLQFIHLAFLCLMLKRL; the protein is encoded by the exons ATGAGACAGTGCTACCCGAGTGATATCAGCCATGAGCAGTTCGAGCAGATTCGCTCGCTGCTGGAGAGTGCGCGCAGGAAGACGGCGCCACGCAAGGTCGATCTGTACGATGTGTTCTGCGCGGTGCTGTACCTGTTGCGTACGGGCTGTCAGTGGCGCGCCTTGCCGAGCGACTTTCCGAAGTGGCGCACCGTGCACTCGTACTTCGCCATCTGGAGCGAATTGCGCGAGGGTGGCAGTCTGCTCGAGCAGGCGCTAAA AAAAAATCAGGTTGGCGAGGCCCGCGAGAGACTGGGGCGCAACGCAGGCAGCACGCTGTTGATCGTGGACGCGCAGAGCGTGAAGAACACGGACACGGCGGCGAACAAGGGCTATGACGCCGGTAAGAAGGTCTCGGGGATCAAGCGCCACATCGCCGTCGACACCCGAGGTCTGCCGCACGCGGTGGCGGTGAGCACGGCCGAGGTGACCGACCGCAAAGGGGCGCTGCTGGCGCTGAGTCGATGCAAAGCCGGGCTCGATCGGGTGCAAAGCGTGCTGGCCGATAGCGGTTATGTCGGAGGACCCTTCGCGCAGGGCGTGCGCGAGATCCTCGGCGAGCACGTGACGGTGCAGATCGCCAAGCGCAGCGAACTGCACACCTTCAAGGTGATCCCCAAGCGCTGGGTCGTCGAGCGCAGCTTTGCCTGGTTGGACAAGAACCGGCGGCTGTGGAAGAACTGCGAGCGGCTCCTGAACACCAGTCTGCAGTTCATCCACTTGGCCTTCCTCTGCCTCATGCTCAAAAGACTTTGA
- a CDS encoding CaiB/BaiF CoA transferase family protein, producing MSAISQALSGVKVAEFGAYAAGPHIGKMLATFGATVVHVESRQRPDGFRNEYPPYKDGRPGPDRSGCFAIFNDSKFDVTLDLKTPAGVEVAQRLITWADVVIENMRPDVMSRLGLGYETARELNPGVVMISSCNMGQTGPRAQTPGFGSQLSALAGFCGLTGDPNGPPMLLYGPYIDFIASTLGASAVLAALDRQRRIGQGAWIDLAQYESGLMFVAGALLDYHTNGRVAERANNTDPGAAPHDAYQCGGGTWLALSCWSDEEFARLAVALMRPDLPGNPRFATLAARKANIAELDAIISSYLVTQDADEAAVRLQAAQVHAYPVNTIADLFRDPQLAYRRIWRRRLHGEIGDVACYFSAFDLSVTPGDVMAAAPCLGQDNELVFREFLAMTDVEYAEYQIEGAFQ from the coding sequence ATGAGCGCGATCTCTCAAGCCCTGTCGGGCGTGAAAGTGGCGGAATTCGGCGCGTATGCCGCGGGGCCACATATCGGCAAGATGCTCGCGACCTTCGGCGCAACGGTCGTGCACGTAGAATCCCGTCAGCGTCCCGACGGGTTCCGCAACGAGTACCCGCCGTACAAGGATGGCCGCCCCGGACCCGATCGGAGCGGATGCTTCGCGATCTTCAATGACTCTAAATTTGACGTTACGCTGGACCTCAAGACTCCCGCCGGAGTCGAGGTGGCGCAGCGACTGATCACGTGGGCCGACGTCGTCATCGAGAACATGCGCCCCGACGTCATGTCGCGCCTCGGCCTTGGCTACGAGACGGCACGCGAGCTGAATCCGGGCGTCGTCATGATCTCGAGCTGCAACATGGGGCAAACCGGTCCGCGCGCGCAGACGCCCGGCTTCGGCTCGCAGCTGTCGGCGCTTGCCGGCTTTTGCGGCTTGACCGGTGATCCCAACGGCCCACCGATGCTGCTGTACGGGCCGTATATTGACTTCATCGCTTCGACGCTCGGCGCCAGCGCGGTCCTCGCGGCACTCGACCGTCAGCGAAGGATAGGCCAAGGCGCGTGGATCGATCTGGCGCAGTACGAAAGCGGGCTGATGTTTGTCGCCGGCGCGCTGCTCGATTACCACACCAACGGCCGCGTGGCGGAACGGGCGAACAACACCGACCCCGGCGCAGCACCACATGACGCTTATCAGTGCGGCGGCGGCACCTGGCTCGCGCTTTCGTGCTGGTCCGACGAGGAGTTCGCGCGCCTCGCCGTGGCATTGATGCGCCCCGATTTGCCGGGCAATCCACGTTTCGCGACGCTGGCGGCGCGTAAGGCAAATATTGCGGAGCTCGATGCAATCATTTCATCGTATCTAGTCACGCAGGATGCCGATGAGGCTGCCGTTCGGCTCCAGGCAGCGCAGGTTCACGCCTATCCGGTCAACACGATTGCTGACCTGTTCCGGGATCCGCAACTCGCGTATCGCCGGATCTGGCGCCGTCGTCTGCACGGCGAAATCGGGGATGTCGCGTGTTATTTCTCGGCATTCGATCTTTCGGTCACGCCCGGCGATGTCATGGCTGCAGCGCCGTGCCTCGGCCAGGACAACGAACTCGTATTCCGGGAATTTCTCGCCATGACCGACGTCGAGTATGCGGAATATCAGATCGAAGGAGCGTTCCAGTGA
- a CDS encoding CoA transferase, whose protein sequence is MLNAYRVLDLSNRTGWLAGRLLADLGADVIKVEARGATLDSPDWQAYNVNKRLLRLDLETPEGRLGFDRLIGGIDILIESATPGERARCLDPTRLRNLNRRLIHVSVTPFGSTGPRSDWLASDLELMAAGGAMSLAGEPDDAPKRVTVPQSYCWAGAQAAVGALTALLHRTASGEGQHVDVSAQAAVILALSHAPAFWDMEGTVPTRAGAYVTGRSIKGARYRAFWPCADGYLNFVLYGGPAGRRTNAQLIAWMRERGAELGDLAQIDWKRFDPRLATQEEVDGLERPIAAFFLGLTKREFLDQASRREMLGYPVSTMHDIADDPQLAAREFWHDMKTPNGESQRHCGSFAIIDQLRAPLRHEAGAEIDLGALLAELGLAAARRAVDTAEEGQFV, encoded by the coding sequence ATGCTTAACGCATACCGGGTCCTGGATCTGAGCAACCGCACCGGCTGGCTCGCCGGTCGGTTGCTCGCCGATCTCGGGGCCGACGTGATCAAGGTTGAGGCGCGGGGGGCCACCCTCGACAGCCCGGACTGGCAGGCCTACAACGTCAACAAGCGGCTGTTGCGTCTCGATCTCGAAACGCCTGAAGGCCGGTTGGGCTTCGATCGGCTGATAGGCGGCATCGATATCCTGATCGAATCGGCAACGCCGGGCGAGCGCGCCCGGTGCTTGGATCCGACCCGGCTGCGCAACCTCAACCGACGACTGATCCACGTATCGGTCACGCCGTTCGGCTCGACCGGTCCGCGCTCCGACTGGCTCGCGTCTGACCTCGAGTTAATGGCCGCCGGCGGCGCGATGTCGCTTGCGGGCGAGCCCGACGATGCGCCCAAGCGCGTGACCGTGCCACAGTCGTACTGCTGGGCGGGGGCGCAGGCGGCCGTCGGCGCGCTGACCGCGCTCCTCCATCGCACTGCCTCAGGTGAGGGGCAGCACGTGGACGTATCGGCGCAGGCCGCGGTAATCCTTGCCCTGTCGCACGCGCCGGCCTTCTGGGACATGGAAGGCACCGTTCCGACACGCGCCGGAGCCTATGTCACCGGGCGCTCGATCAAGGGTGCACGTTATCGCGCGTTCTGGCCCTGTGCGGACGGCTATCTGAACTTCGTCCTCTACGGCGGCCCCGCAGGGCGCCGCACGAATGCGCAACTGATCGCGTGGATGCGCGAGCGCGGCGCCGAACTCGGGGATCTCGCGCAAATCGACTGGAAACGATTTGACCCGAGGCTTGCGACGCAGGAAGAGGTCGACGGGCTGGAGCGGCCGATCGCCGCATTCTTTCTCGGACTCACAAAGCGGGAATTCCTCGATCAGGCGAGTCGCCGCGAGATGCTCGGCTACCCGGTGTCGACGATGCATGACATTGCCGACGACCCGCAACTGGCGGCCCGGGAATTCTGGCACGACATGAAGACGCCGAACGGGGAGTCGCAGCGGCATTGCGGCAGTTTTGCGATTATCGACCAGCTACGTGCGCCGCTTCGCCATGAGGCGGGCGCGGAAATCGATCTCGGCGCATTGCTGGCCGAACTCGGCCTCGCCGCTGCCCGCCGAGCTGTCGATACGGCCGAGGAGGGGCAATTCGTATGA